From the Prosthecochloris marina genome, the window GAAATCGAACATTCTGCCAATGTCCGATTTCGGGTTGATGCAGATTACCCGGGAGAGAATAAGGCCGAGCCTTATGCAGCGCATGGGGGATCAGTGTCCTGCATGTGGAGGTTCAGGCGTTGTACAGGCTCGCTGTACAACGATTAATCAGGTAGAGAGATGGCTTAGAAAATATGCTCTTCAGCAGAAAATGAAATTCCAGCAACTTGATCTGCATGTGAGTCCGACAGTTGCCGAGCCGTTGAGAAATGTCGATCGCAACATAGAAATGAAATGGTTTCTTCAGCATATGCTTTTTATCAGGGTCAAGCCGGACGAAAGCCTGAGGAGTGACGATTTTCGATTCTATATCCGAAAGAGCAGCAAGGATATAACCGCAGAGTACAGCGAGCTGTAAGCTCACCTCAAGGCTTGGCCTTTTTGCCCAATTTCTGCGTCTTGTTCAGATTTCCGATATCCGCTTCGGTTTCTGAACTCTCTTGACCCTGAACAAAAATTCTCATGCATTGAAGCGGTCCTGTGTGTGTAGACTATGTTTGCTTACGAACAACGAACAACGAACAACGAACAACGAACAACGAACAACGAACAACGAACAACGAACAACGAACAACGAACAACGAACAACGAACAACGAACAACGAACAACGAACAACGAACAACGAACAACGAACAATGCTACTTGAAGAAGTACGAAAAAGTATAGAAAACCTGGCCGTTCTGACGGCTCCCGATTTACGCAAGCATGCCGATGCTCGTGATGTTTTCATGGAGTTCCAATCTCTGTTGAATGAAGGCAAGGCAAGGGCTGCTGAGAAAAAAGATGGCTGCTGGCAGGCAAATTCCTGGGTAAAGCAGGGGATTTTGCTCGGTATGAAGCTGGGATTGTTGCAGGAAAGCACGATAGCGTTTCCCGACGGTCGTAACTGGACTTTTGTCGACAAGGATACCTATCCCGTTAAGCAGTTTCGAAAGGAAGATGGTGTTCGCGTTGTGCCCGGTGGCTCATCCGTTAGGGATGGGGCGTATCTTGCTCCTTCTGTCGTTATGATGCCGCCAGCATATGTCAACGTCGGCGCGTATGTCGATGCAGGCAGTATGATCGACTCTCATGCTCTTGTCGGTAGCTGTGCGCAGGTTGGTCGGAACGTGCATCTCTCCGCTGCGGTTCAGGTCGGCGGTGTACTCGAGCCTGTAGGAGCGGTACCGGTTGTTATTGAGGATGATGTTATGGTGGGAGGAAACTGTGGCATTTATGAGGGTACGATCGTTGGTTCGCGGGCGGTTCTCGGTACCGGGGTTATTCTTAACGGTTCGACACCGGTTTACGATATTGTTCATGATCGTGTTATCAGGAAAACAGAGGACGCACCTCTTTCGATTCCCGAAGGGGCTGTTGTTGTTGCAGGTTCGAGAAAGATCAAAGGTAGCTTTGCCGATGAACATGGTCTTTCTATCTATACTCCTGTGATTATCAAGTATAGGGATGAAAAAACCGATAGTGCTACGGCTCTTGAAAGCGCTTTGCGCTGAATTTATCGGATTTGCTTTTGTAAAGTTCAAAGATCTTCTTTATGAAACTCGACCTCGTTAGGGGCATGTCGCAAAAGATGATCCCGATTCTCGTTATTCTGCTCGCTTTTACGGGAACAGGTCTCAAACCTTCGGACAGTTCTGAGCGCGAGTATTTTTCCATTGCCAAGAACATAGAGCTTCTCGGCGATGTCTATCGGGGGGTATCTGACAATTATGTGGACGATATCGATCCTGCAGAGTTCATGTATGCGGGCATTGACGGTATGCTTGAAACGCTTGATCCTTATACGGTGTTTCTTGATAAGGAAGAATCGCTCGAGCTTGGAGAGTTGACCAGGGGTCAATATGCGGGGGTCGGTATCAGAATTTCCGAGATCGCAGGTGATGTATATATCGTTTCGGTTTTCGACGGTGCTCCAGCATCGCAGGCCGGGCTGCGTGTCGGTGACCGGATTGTAAAAGTCGATAAACATCTTATTGAAGGAAAAGAGCTCGATGAGGTGAAAGACTTTATCAAGGGGCCTGTCGGAAGCAAGGTTGTTCTGTCCGTAGAGCGGTACGGTCGGAGGAGGAACAAGCGCTACACTCTTGTCCGTCAGGAAGTGAGGGTGAACAGCATACGCTATGCCGGGCTTTTCGGAACCACCGGTTATTTCGAAATGAGTTCTTTCGGTAACCGAAGCGCGGATGAGCTTACCCGGGCTATCAATGATATGCATGCTGCTGCCAGATTGGGAAATCGTACCATGAATGCGGTGATTCTTGATTTGCGTAACAACCCGGGTGGGCTTTTGGATGTGGCGGTTGACGTAACCGGGCTTTTCGTCGGCAAAGGAAGTCAGGTTGTTTCTACAAGGGGGCGTGATCTGGAAAGCGAGGTAAGTTATCGAACGGCAAAAGAACCTGTTGTGAAGGGATTGCCTCTGGTTGTTTTAATAAATGGTAACAGTGCATCCGCTTCGGAGATCGTTGCGGGAGCGATTCAGGAACTTGATCGTGGTGTGGTTATCGGTGATCGTTCTTTCGGGAAAGGGCTTGTGCAGTCGGTGGTACGTTTGCCTTTCGATTGTGCCCTGAAACTGACAACTGCAAAATACTATACTCCTTCGGGTCGCCTTATCCAGAAAGAGCATGACTGGACGGATGGCTCTCGTGATGTTCTCAAAGAAGAAACAAAGGGGAATGATGAAACGGTTTATTATACCGTGAACAAGCGGAAAGTGTATGGAGGGGGAGGTATTCTTCCCGATATCGAGGTGGAGGCTGATACATTGGGGGATTACGAGGCATCGCTGCGCAAGGATGGGATGCTGTTCCGTTATGCGAACAAGTACAGGGCTTCAAATGACAGCTTGCCGGAAGCCGGTATTGACAGAAAATTCCTGATGCAGGATTTTGACAGTTTTTTGAAAAATGAAGGATTTGTCTATCAAACCGAGCCTGCACTTTTGCTGAAAGAAGTTAAGAGAGCTATCGAGGAAGAACCGGAAGAGAACACGTCAGGAACGATCGACACACTTATAGCTTCGCTGCATAACGAGGTGGAACGCCTTGCAGAAAAGGGAAAATCCAACGAATCGGAAACGATTGCTCTTGCTCTTGAGCAAGAGATCATGCGTCACTTTGACGAAGAAGCCGCTCGAAGAAGCATGATCGAGGGTGATCCAGTCGTTAAAAAGGCTCTCGCCATTCTTAAGGATTCCAGAGAGTACCGCGGTATTCTCAGTCCGTAGGGAAATGCCTCTTACAGGTTCCCCTTCTCGACGCGTTTGATCTGGCGATGGATTCCGAGAACGATCATCAGGTTGCTTATGGTAAGCAGACTTTCCGCGCTGCCGTGCAGAAGATCATCATGTGACAGCGTTGGAAATCCGCGAACCTCTGTAGAGAGGTACATGAAGAATACCGTCACACTGATGAATATCAGCACAAACCAAAAGCCGGCGATCGTGAGACCCGATAAAATATGGGGATCCTTTTTTTTGATCAGAATCAGGGTTACCAGAAAGCTGATATATACCACGCTGGAGATTTGGAGGATGAGATCGAAAACATCCTCACCCATGTAGGATTGAGGTCTTCCCGAAATAAGAAACATGCCTGAGATTGCCATGATGTTGGTGATGTTTCGGGATTCGATGGTTTTGAGAATTCCAATCGATGCGTACAGCAGCGCGATACTTCCCAGAAGGTTGACGGTTTCCGAAAGGTCGAGCAGTATCGGAATATCATCACCACTGACATGGTAGGCAAGCACGAACCAGCTTCCTATCCAGTGTGGAATCATGAAAAGTCCTAAACGTTTCAAGTCTTTACGGCCGATCATCTCTCCGTAACGGTACATCAGAAATGCGGCTATTCCCCATTCGAGGGAAGAGGATATATGGATGAGCCAGTTCGGTAGTGAGAGGAGCATTCAAGATCCCTTTATCAAGTGATAGATGTTTTTCATGAAAATTTTCATCTGAACGCCCCAAGGGGCAGGTACCATTTTTTTGTAGAGATAAGAATCAAAAGTGATTTGCTGCACATCCTTATCCTCACAGATTGCTACGAAACTTTCTCTCAACCGATCGCTTTTGTAATAAACCGATTGAAGTGTCTGTAGTCCAAAAAAGATGGGGGCGTACAGTTTTCTGAAGGTTTTCTCATATGAACTCAGAGGCCGGTTGTTGCGTACTTTTTCAATCATTGCTTGTGCTCCGAGTTTCCCGGAGCGCATCGCAAAGAATATCCCTTCTCCATTTGCAGGGGTTACCAGCCCTGCAGCGTCTCCCACGAGTATGGCA encodes:
- a CDS encoding S41 family peptidase, translated to MKLDLVRGMSQKMIPILVILLAFTGTGLKPSDSSEREYFSIAKNIELLGDVYRGVSDNYVDDIDPAEFMYAGIDGMLETLDPYTVFLDKEESLELGELTRGQYAGVGIRISEIAGDVYIVSVFDGAPASQAGLRVGDRIVKVDKHLIEGKELDEVKDFIKGPVGSKVVLSVERYGRRRNKRYTLVRQEVRVNSIRYAGLFGTTGYFEMSSFGNRSADELTRAINDMHAAARLGNRTMNAVILDLRNNPGGLLDVAVDVTGLFVGKGSQVVSTRGRDLESEVSYRTAKEPVVKGLPLVVLINGNSASASEIVAGAIQELDRGVVIGDRSFGKGLVQSVVRLPFDCALKLTTAKYYTPSGRLIQKEHDWTDGSRDVLKEETKGNDETVYYTVNKRKVYGGGGILPDIEVEADTLGDYEASLRKDGMLFRYANKYRASNDSLPEAGIDRKFLMQDFDSFLKNEGFVYQTEPALLLKEVKRAIEEEPEENTSGTIDTLIASLHNEVERLAEKGKSNESETIALALEQEIMRHFDEEAARRSMIEGDPVVKKALAILKDSREYRGILSP
- a CDS encoding 2,3,4,5-tetrahydropyridine-2,6-dicarboxylate N-succinyltransferase, yielding MLLEEVRKSIENLAVLTAPDLRKHADARDVFMEFQSLLNEGKARAAEKKDGCWQANSWVKQGILLGMKLGLLQESTIAFPDGRNWTFVDKDTYPVKQFRKEDGVRVVPGGSSVRDGAYLAPSVVMMPPAYVNVGAYVDAGSMIDSHALVGSCAQVGRNVHLSAAVQVGGVLEPVGAVPVVIEDDVMVGGNCGIYEGTIVGSRAVLGTGVILNGSTPVYDIVHDRVIRKTEDAPLSIPEGAVVVAGSRKIKGSFADEHGLSIYTPVIIKYRDEKTDSATALESALR
- a CDS encoding DUF2499 domain-containing protein, producing the protein MLLSLPNWLIHISSSLEWGIAAFLMYRYGEMIGRKDLKRLGLFMIPHWIGSWFVLAYHVSGDDIPILLDLSETVNLLGSIALLYASIGILKTIESRNITNIMAISGMFLISGRPQSYMGEDVFDLILQISSVVYISFLVTLILIKKKDPHILSGLTIAGFWFVLIFISVTVFFMYLSTEVRGFPTLSHDDLLHGSAESLLTISNLMIVLGIHRQIKRVEKGNL